A single region of the Saprospiraceae bacterium genome encodes:
- a CDS encoding rhomboid family intramembrane serine protease, whose product MSITLVLVIMTCIISYQGLQNPGINARLLFYPYEIKRKGEYFRFITSGFIHGSWPHLFINVFVLYQFGEMAESDFNHLFGENYGRIVYLVFYLTAIIVSGIPSHLRHQDDLGYRALGASGATSALVFFFIIFAPWAWFTFPPLPAIVFGILYLAYSSYMDKNGQDNIGHNAHLWGAIYGIVFTLTSVYIARPDLLGGLLAQLLAGPKF is encoded by the coding sequence ATGTCCATTACCCTCGTATTGGTGATTATGACCTGTATCATTTCTTATCAAGGGCTGCAAAACCCTGGAATTAATGCACGACTGCTATTCTATCCTTATGAAATAAAACGTAAAGGAGAATATTTTCGCTTTATTACCTCCGGCTTTATTCATGGCAGCTGGCCACATCTTTTCATTAATGTTTTTGTGCTTTATCAGTTTGGAGAGATGGCTGAAAGTGACTTCAATCACCTTTTTGGTGAAAATTACGGTAGGATCGTGTACCTGGTTTTCTATCTGACGGCTATTATTGTTTCTGGAATACCCTCGCATCTCCGACACCAAGATGACCTGGGGTATCGCGCCTTGGGGGCATCGGGAGCAACTTCCGCTTTGGTCTTCTTTTTTATTATTTTTGCTCCATGGGCCTGGTTTACTTTCCCTCCCCTACCGGCTATTGTTTTTGGTATCTTGTACCTGGCTTATTCTTCTTATATGGATAAAAATGGCCAAGATAATATTGGCCATAATGCGCACCTCTGGGGAGCCATTTATGGGATCGTTTTCACCTTGACCTCGGTTTATATCGCAAGACCCGATCTTTTGGGTGGGTTATTAGCACAATTATTAGCTGGCCCTAAATTCTGA
- a CDS encoding NUDIX hydrolase produces the protein MENPWKTLSSQKVYDNPWINVTHREVMNPANKPGIYGVVHFKNLAIGIVPLDEEGNTWLVGQYRYTLDQYSWEIPEGGCPLGTDPLAAAQRELIEETGIRARQWEKILDFHTSNSVTDETGMTFLARGLSFGASEPEETEALIVKKMPMEQAIEMVWNGEITDALSVMSLQKVQLMRLQGLLYPF, from the coding sequence ATGGAAAATCCCTGGAAAACCCTTTCTAGCCAAAAGGTATATGACAATCCTTGGATAAACGTCACGCATCGGGAGGTAATGAATCCGGCAAATAAGCCCGGCATTTATGGTGTCGTACATTTCAAGAACCTGGCGATTGGTATTGTTCCGCTCGATGAGGAAGGAAATACCTGGTTAGTAGGGCAGTATCGTTACACCCTCGACCAATACTCCTGGGAGATACCCGAAGGTGGCTGTCCCTTAGGCACAGATCCGTTGGCCGCCGCCCAAAGAGAACTCATTGAAGAAACGGGGATCAGGGCCCGGCAATGGGAAAAAATCCTGGATTTTCATACGTCCAACTCAGTAACCGATGAGACGGGCATGACTTTTTTAGCCAGGGGCCTAAGCTTCGGAGCGTCCGAGCCAGAAGAGACGGAGGCGCTCATTGTAAAGAAAATGCCCATGGAGCAGGCCATTGAGATGGTTTGGAATGGTGAAATAACGGATGCCCTGTCGGTTATGTCTTTGCAAAAAGTACAATTGATGAGACTACAAGGCTTGCTCTATCCCTTCTAA
- a CDS encoding SWIM zinc finger family protein — MNFFLQQLEHFIDESLLIQGEDLFAQLGVISMREIESHLWSFKVVEDELERYEVEIQITPSKVKAYSCDCETYKAKGNCKHIIASLLALRREKNEQKKKKIQKKKVDQPTKKISTQQILDQLSKEELAEVIKEFCRQNRAFALSFKARYAYKVPLFDSQDTYLQLLESTIQMARRPDRTFNKRGAGQIGKILDEMLDQMQIHLIQHLYAEVFALAQSILIKIPSLFGKIAGEEALLLPQLKANFNILTELIESPIPPALKEKIWEFLFEEFQKIVYRNHQLDGLFHPLFIRLVEDKDQQEQLLDLSESLLIQCREEAKPIAQGLYFHFVIWQKRHGPNTVKQFIDHLIEDPAELHQLIQFCIKEPAAYDKAEQFAQIAASLASSEKEKEECQAYLLKLAELQQQQDKAMQLAEELFFQTKDLVYFRKIKKAAKTDWPDYLQKMLAKIAEQPDEGAFDQVLPQLYGEEQLLDELLAFITKKPSLNLLLNFDSFLLPAYQKQLRPIYLAEVQQYLTLHLGRITSNKIRTIIQHLHGLGAHTIGNELVEIIRKEYAERSSLMEELSLF; from the coding sequence ATGAATTTCTTCCTGCAACAACTTGAGCATTTTATTGATGAATCACTACTGATTCAAGGGGAGGATTTATTTGCCCAACTCGGGGTAATCAGCATGAGAGAAATTGAGTCCCACTTGTGGTCGTTTAAGGTAGTAGAGGACGAGCTAGAAAGATATGAAGTAGAAATTCAAATCACCCCATCCAAGGTAAAGGCCTACTCCTGTGATTGCGAAACCTATAAGGCAAAAGGGAACTGCAAACACATCATAGCATCGCTCCTTGCCTTACGGCGGGAAAAAAACGAGCAGAAAAAGAAAAAAATCCAGAAAAAGAAAGTTGATCAACCAACAAAAAAAATAAGCACTCAACAAATCCTCGATCAATTATCCAAAGAGGAACTAGCAGAAGTAATCAAAGAATTTTGTCGCCAAAACAGGGCTTTTGCACTTAGTTTCAAAGCCCGCTATGCCTATAAGGTTCCGCTGTTCGACAGCCAGGATACCTACCTTCAGTTGTTGGAATCAACGATTCAAATGGCCAGGCGGCCAGATCGCACCTTCAACAAACGAGGGGCGGGCCAAATTGGCAAAATATTGGATGAGATGCTGGATCAAATGCAGATTCACCTCATTCAACATCTTTATGCCGAAGTTTTTGCTTTGGCCCAAAGCATTCTGATTAAAATACCCTCTCTTTTTGGAAAAATAGCAGGGGAAGAGGCCCTCTTGCTACCGCAATTGAAAGCTAATTTTAATATCTTAACGGAATTAATCGAATCGCCCATTCCACCTGCCTTAAAAGAAAAAATCTGGGAATTTCTATTTGAAGAGTTTCAAAAAATCGTATACCGCAATCATCAGCTTGATGGCCTTTTTCATCCGCTGTTTATCCGCCTGGTTGAAGATAAAGACCAACAGGAGCAGTTATTGGACCTCTCCGAAAGCTTGCTCATTCAATGCAGGGAAGAGGCCAAACCCATTGCACAGGGGCTCTATTTCCACTTCGTCATTTGGCAAAAAAGACATGGACCGAATACCGTTAAACAATTTATCGACCATTTGATTGAAGACCCAGCTGAATTACACCAGCTTATCCAGTTTTGCATAAAGGAACCAGCAGCATATGACAAGGCCGAACAATTTGCCCAAATAGCAGCCTCCCTGGCAAGTTCTGAAAAGGAAAAAGAAGAATGCCAGGCCTACTTATTAAAATTGGCTGAATTACAACAGCAACAGGACAAAGCCATGCAACTGGCAGAGGAGTTATTCTTCCAAACCAAAGACTTGGTTTATTTCCGAAAAATTAAAAAAGCAGCAAAAACAGATTGGCCGGATTATTTGCAAAAAATGCTGGCTAAAATAGCTGAACAACCTGATGAAGGAGCCTTTGACCAGGTTTTACCTCAGCTTTACGGAGAAGAGCAGCTGCTAGATGAACTCTTAGCTTTTATTACCAAAAAACCCTCGCTAAACCTATTGCTGAATTTTGATAGCTTCTTGTTACCTGCGTATCAAAAACAGCTCAGACCTATTTATTTGGCCGAGGTACAGCAATACCTCACTTTACATTTAGGACGAATTACGTCTAATAAAATAAGGACGATCATCCAACACCTCCATGGATTAGGAGCACATACTATTGGAAATGAATTGGTCGAAATTATCAGAAAAGAATACGCCGAGCGTTCCTCACTCATGGAGGAATTATCTTTATTTTAA
- a CDS encoding pyridoxal phosphate-dependent aminotransferase: MSVVSKATISRRVQEMTESATIKMAQMARELKAKGHDVISLSLGEPDFDTPQHIKEAAKQALDEGLTKYTPVPGLLELRQAIQTKFKRDNNLSFDIKQIIVSNGAKQAIANVCLSILDPGDEVIILAPYWVSYSEIVKLAEGESVLVSAGIEQDYKITKAQLEAAITDRTRAILFSSPCNPTGSVYSEAELREIADVVAAHEGIYIISDEIYEYINFTGNHFSIGSLEQVKDRTITINGFSKGFAMTGWRLGYIGAPFEVADACDKIQGQITSGANSFSQKAAAHALLADMGPTNDMREAFRKRRALVIEGLSQIPGFKVNNPDGAFYSFPDISDYFGKTDGEMRIENADDFCDYLLQKAFVAVVSGSAFGADNCFRLSYAASEEQLIEAIKRIKVAVSQLK; the protein is encoded by the coding sequence ATGTCCGTTGTAAGCAAAGCAACAATTTCGCGAAGGGTTCAGGAAATGACCGAGTCCGCTACCATTAAAATGGCACAAATGGCTCGTGAACTAAAGGCAAAAGGTCATGATGTTATTAGTTTAAGTCTAGGTGAACCTGACTTTGATACCCCCCAACATATCAAAGAAGCGGCTAAACAAGCCTTGGATGAAGGCTTGACCAAATATACACCAGTTCCTGGCTTATTGGAATTGAGACAAGCTATCCAAACCAAATTCAAGCGCGATAATAATCTTAGCTTTGATATCAAACAGATTATTGTCTCTAATGGCGCCAAACAAGCTATAGCCAACGTATGTCTTTCCATTTTGGATCCAGGTGATGAGGTGATCATTTTAGCGCCTTATTGGGTTTCCTATTCCGAGATAGTGAAACTTGCGGAGGGAGAGTCGGTTTTGGTTTCGGCGGGTATTGAGCAAGATTATAAGATCACTAAGGCCCAATTGGAGGCAGCTATCACCGATAGAACCCGGGCCATCCTTTTCTCTTCACCTTGCAACCCAACAGGTTCTGTGTATTCTGAAGCAGAGCTAAGGGAGATAGCGGATGTTGTGGCAGCCCATGAAGGCATCTATATTATTTCTGATGAAATTTACGAATACATCAACTTCACGGGTAATCACTTTAGTATCGGCTCGCTTGAACAGGTAAAGGACCGCACCATTACGATTAATGGCTTTTCTAAAGGTTTTGCGATGACGGGCTGGCGTTTGGGCTATATTGGCGCCCCCTTTGAGGTAGCTGATGCCTGCGATAAAATCCAAGGTCAAATAACGTCTGGTGCTAACTCCTTTAGCCAGAAAGCTGCCGCCCATGCCCTGCTGGCAGATATGGGCCCTACGAATGACATGCGAGAGGCTTTCCGCAAACGAAGAGCGCTGGTCATTGAGGGCTTAAGCCAAATACCAGGGTTCAAAGTGAACAACCCGGATGGTGCCTTCTATAGCTTTCCTGATATCAGCGATTATTTCGGAAAAACGGACGGTGAAATGCGAATTGAAAATGCAGATGATTTTTGTGATTATCTCTTGCAAAAGGCTTTTGTAGCTGTCGTTTCTGGTAGTGCCTTTGGTGCCGATAATTGCTTTAGGTTATCTTATGCCGCCTCTGAGGAGCAATTGATCGAGGCGATCAAAAGAATTAAAGTGGCCGTCTCGCAATTAAAATAA
- the coaD gene encoding pantetheine-phosphate adenylyltransferase, producing MSKVAVFPGSFDPITVGHLALVKRALPLFDKVIVAIGENSQKRYLFNLEQRISWLKLVFADEPKVEVDFFENLTAHYCQKIGARYLLRGLRNASDFDYEKTISQLNHIVGNGIETIFLISEPEHSHISSTIVREIIKWGGDASPFLPKELDLSNISID from the coding sequence ATGTCTAAAGTTGCTGTATTTCCGGGCTCCTTTGATCCTATCACTGTGGGGCACCTCGCTTTGGTGAAACGGGCCTTACCTTTATTTGATAAAGTCATAGTTGCGATCGGAGAAAATTCTCAAAAACGCTATTTATTTAATCTTGAGCAGCGAATAAGCTGGTTAAAATTAGTGTTTGCAGATGAACCAAAGGTAGAAGTTGACTTCTTTGAAAACCTAACAGCCCATTATTGTCAGAAGATTGGCGCCCGTTATCTGCTTAGAGGGCTTCGCAATGCCTCGGATTTTGATTATGAAAAGACCATCTCGCAATTGAATCATATTGTTGGCAATGGCATTGAAACCATCTTTCTGATCAGCGAACCAGAGCATTCCCATATCAGTTCCACCATTGTCCGAGAAATCATTAAATGGGGCGGAGATGCCTCCCCTTTTCTACCTAAAGAATTGGATTTAAGCAATATTTCTATTGACTAA
- a CDS encoding YjjG family noncanonical pyrimidine nucleotidase: MNYDWLLFDADNTILDFDEAQRQALAQALAAIGISFMEAHHQVYDRINRECWRAYEEGTLSKQELQAKRFQNFFLEIGEKQDAADFGKTYIHFLSRSTAMMNGAIALLDVLKQKYRMALVTNGIKEVQRSRIHLSGIAPYFSFIAISDEIGVSKPHEGFFTHVFEGINHPSKERTLIIGDNLNADIKGGLAFGIHACWFNYGQRERYLEVEPTYEIAQLSELLAIL; this comes from the coding sequence ATGAATTACGATTGGTTACTCTTTGATGCAGATAATACCATTCTTGATTTTGATGAGGCGCAGCGACAAGCATTAGCACAGGCCTTGGCTGCTATTGGCATTTCTTTTATGGAAGCCCATCATCAGGTATATGATCGCATAAATCGGGAATGCTGGAGAGCCTACGAAGAAGGTACCCTAAGCAAGCAAGAGCTACAGGCAAAACGCTTCCAAAATTTTTTTCTTGAAATTGGCGAAAAGCAGGATGCCGCTGATTTTGGCAAGACTTATATTCACTTCCTTTCTAGGTCTACCGCAATGATGAATGGGGCTATAGCATTGCTTGATGTTTTAAAGCAAAAATATCGCATGGCGCTGGTCACAAATGGGATAAAGGAGGTTCAGCGGTCTCGAATTCATTTGTCCGGAATAGCTCCCTATTTTTCCTTCATTGCCATTTCGGATGAAATTGGCGTATCCAAGCCACATGAAGGCTTTTTTACCCATGTTTTTGAAGGTATAAATCATCCTTCCAAAGAAAGGACTTTAATCATTGGAGACAATTTGAATGCAGACATTAAAGGAGGTTTGGCATTTGGTATCCATGCTTGTTGGTTTAATTATGGTCAGCGTGAGCGCTACCTTGAGGTAGAACCCACCTATGAAATTGCCCAGCTTTCGGAGCTATTAGCCATTTTATAG
- the rlmH gene encoding 23S rRNA (pseudouridine(1915)-N(3))-methyltransferase RlmH: MKVELWVIGKTNEKYLRTGIEEYEKRLSHYLPFQMVVIPDVKSGKGIGAEQVKDKEGEAVLAKLKAEDVLVLLDEKGQNFSSTAFAKHLDQLLMRPGRRLVFLVGGAFGFSNSIYEKAYAKLSLSNMTFSHQMIRLFFLEQLYRAMTILRNEPYHND; encoded by the coding sequence ATGAAAGTCGAATTGTGGGTGATTGGCAAAACAAATGAAAAGTACCTCCGCACGGGGATAGAGGAATATGAAAAAAGATTGAGCCATTACCTCCCCTTTCAAATGGTGGTCATTCCGGATGTGAAATCGGGCAAAGGTATCGGGGCAGAGCAGGTTAAGGATAAAGAAGGAGAAGCTGTTTTAGCCAAGTTAAAAGCAGAAGACGTACTTGTACTGTTGGATGAAAAAGGTCAAAACTTTAGCTCGACCGCTTTCGCCAAACACCTCGACCAATTGCTCATGCGACCTGGCAGGCGGCTGGTTTTTCTGGTGGGTGGCGCCTTTGGGTTTTCTAATAGCATTTATGAAAAAGCTTATGCTAAATTATCGCTTTCTAATATGACTTTTTCACACCAGATGATTCGCCTCTTTTTTTTAGAGCAATTATATCGGGCTATGACTATATTGCGAAATGAGCCTTACCATAATGATTAA
- the pruA gene encoding L-glutamate gamma-semialdehyde dehydrogenase has translation MSNAFFEVPAIVNEPILGYEAGSSEKQALKVAIAAFKATQTDIPMYIGGEKIVTDHKIAMHPPHEIGHTLGFFNKGDAKHVKLAIEAALSAKAAWENTPWQERATVFLRAAELLAGPYRAKMNAATMLGQSKNVFQSEIDAVAELCDFFRFNVQYMTEIYQQQPESVDGIWNRLEYRPLEGFIFAITPFNFTSIAGNLPGAPALMGNTVVWKPAETQIFSAAVIMEVLEAAGLPPGVINLIFVDGPMAGDIVFSHPDLAGLHFTGSTKVFQYLWSTIGKNISKYKSYPRIVGETGGKDFVVAHPSAEPKAVAVGLIRGAFEYQGQKCSAASRAYLPKGLWNTIEKYLLEDIASIKIGTPEDFTNFVNAVIDERAFDKISGYIAQAKKDPDAQIIAGGTYDKTVGYFIAPTIVLTSNPHYLTMEEEIFGPVLTIYLYEDDQFAETLDLVDQTSPYALTGAIFAKDRAAIQLANEKLKHAAGNFYINDKPTGAVVGQQPFGGARASGTNDKAGSVLNLYRWVSPRTIKENFVPPRDFTYPFMAEE, from the coding sequence ATGTCTAATGCCTTTTTTGAAGTCCCGGCTATCGTCAATGAACCCATCCTTGGTTATGAAGCGGGATCATCAGAAAAACAAGCCCTTAAAGTAGCAATAGCCGCATTTAAGGCGACCCAAACGGATATTCCTATGTATATAGGAGGAGAGAAAATCGTGACAGACCATAAAATCGCGATGCATCCACCCCACGAAATAGGTCATACCTTAGGTTTTTTTAACAAGGGCGACGCCAAGCATGTCAAGCTGGCCATTGAAGCTGCCTTATCGGCCAAAGCTGCATGGGAAAATACGCCTTGGCAGGAGCGCGCAACAGTATTTCTGCGGGCAGCAGAGTTGCTAGCTGGCCCTTATCGTGCCAAAATGAATGCGGCCACCATGCTCGGACAATCAAAGAATGTATTCCAATCAGAAATTGATGCGGTAGCTGAACTTTGTGATTTTTTCCGTTTTAATGTGCAGTATATGACGGAAATCTACCAGCAACAACCAGAAAGTGTTGATGGCATCTGGAATCGCCTGGAATACCGCCCCTTGGAAGGCTTCATTTTTGCGATTACACCCTTTAACTTTACCTCTATCGCCGGTAATTTGCCCGGCGCCCCTGCTTTGATGGGTAATACTGTCGTCTGGAAACCAGCAGAGACCCAAATTTTCAGTGCAGCAGTCATTATGGAGGTGCTAGAAGCCGCAGGCTTACCCCCCGGCGTGATTAATCTGATTTTTGTAGATGGCCCCATGGCCGGAGATATCGTTTTCTCTCATCCAGATTTGGCAGGTTTACACTTCACCGGCAGCACCAAGGTCTTTCAGTATCTTTGGAGCACCATCGGAAAAAACATTAGTAAGTATAAATCTTATCCAAGAATAGTAGGAGAGACCGGTGGGAAAGATTTTGTCGTAGCGCACCCTAGTGCCGAACCGAAAGCCGTAGCCGTTGGCTTGATTAGAGGCGCTTTTGAATACCAGGGGCAAAAATGTTCGGCAGCCTCCCGAGCCTATTTACCTAAGGGCCTTTGGAATACAATTGAAAAATATTTATTAGAAGATATTGCTTCTATTAAAATTGGTACTCCCGAAGATTTTACTAACTTTGTCAACGCTGTCATCGACGAAAGAGCCTTTGACAAAATTTCTGGGTACATTGCTCAGGCCAAAAAAGATCCGGATGCGCAGATCATTGCGGGAGGAACATATGATAAAACAGTGGGCTATTTTATTGCCCCAACGATCGTTCTAACCTCCAACCCTCACTATCTCACGATGGAAGAGGAGATTTTTGGACCCGTTTTGACGATTTATCTTTATGAAGATGATCAGTTCGCAGAAACCCTGGACTTAGTTGACCAAACTTCACCTTATGCCCTTACTGGTGCCATCTTCGCCAAAGACCGGGCTGCCATTCAGTTGGCTAATGAGAAGTTAAAGCATGCTGCCGGAAATTTTTATATTAATGACAAACCGACCGGAGCAGTCGTTGGCCAACAGCCTTTTGGCGGTGCCCGTGCTTCTGGTACGAATGATAAGGCAGGTTCTGTATTGAACCTCTATCGTTGGGTTTCGCCTCGAACGATTAAAGAAAATTTTGTGCCTCCGAGGGATTTTACTTATCCCTTTATGGCGGAAGAATAG
- the purU gene encoding formyltetrahydrofolate deformylase, with translation MVETNRNTAILLIHCPDQMGIVASVTDFLHKNNGNIISLEQHVDRAEKRFFMRVEWVLEDFAIPEEKIDDFFGTLIGNKHKMQWQLHFTHRKPRMAIFVSKASHCLYDILQRYMSGEYQVDIPAIIGNHDSLQHIADRFGIPFYQFTINKENKAEQELKEIELIKSLAVDFIVLARYMQILSDHFVRQFPNQIINIHHSFLPAFKGARPYHSAFERGVKIIGATSHYVTADLDEGPIIAQDVTRVSHKDSVEDLVRRGKDLEKLVLSQAIWQEIQYKILPYKNKTIIFD, from the coding sequence GTGGTAGAAACGAATAGAAATACGGCTATATTGCTAATCCATTGCCCGGATCAAATGGGCATCGTTGCCTCTGTTACCGATTTTCTTCATAAAAATAATGGAAACATCATTAGCCTGGAGCAGCATGTTGACCGCGCAGAGAAGCGCTTTTTTATGCGGGTAGAGTGGGTATTGGAAGATTTTGCGATTCCAGAGGAAAAAATAGATGATTTTTTTGGCACGCTTATCGGAAACAAACACAAGATGCAGTGGCAGCTGCATTTCACGCACCGCAAGCCTCGCATGGCCATTTTTGTGTCCAAAGCTTCTCATTGTTTATACGATATTCTTCAGCGGTATATGTCTGGAGAATACCAGGTGGATATCCCCGCTATTATAGGCAACCATGATAGCCTCCAACACATCGCCGACCGCTTTGGTATTCCATTTTACCAGTTTACCATCAATAAGGAAAATAAAGCAGAACAGGAGTTGAAAGAAATCGAATTAATCAAATCCTTAGCGGTAGATTTTATCGTGTTGGCTCGTTACATGCAGATTTTATCCGACCATTTTGTTCGACAGTTTCCGAACCAAATCATCAATATTCATCATTCATTTTTACCAGCCTTTAAGGGGGCCAGGCCATATCATTCTGCTTTTGAGCGTGGTGTGAAGATCATAGGCGCTACCAGCCATTACGTTACGGCCGATTTGGACGAAGGGCCCATTATTGCCCAAGATGTGACGAGGGTTTCCCATAAAGATAGTGTGGAGGATTTGGTTAGACGAGGAAAGGATTTGGAAAAGCTGGTCTTATCCCAAGCGATTTGGCAAGAAATACAATACAAGATCTTGCCATACAAAAACAAGACGATCATTTTTGATTAA
- a CDS encoding agmatine deiminase family protein has protein sequence MNRRLPAEWEPQSAIQFTFPHQDSDWAPYLEDVFPCFLDCIELISQTQLVLIVCQDIPMVKAMIKQANWDHLRFAAIPSNDTWARDHGAITLLVDQQPVLLDFFFNGWGLKFPADKDNLITSRLWEKGILRAKEKWLTGLVLEGGAIESDGKGTILTTKQCLASPNRNPHLSLDQLLETLKAWLGAERILVLENGHLAGDDTDAHIDTLARLCDEQTIAYVHCDDPADEHYEGLKKMEAELSDLKTMEGHAYRLIPLPLPDPCLDPLDGHRLPATYANFLITNDLVIVPTYQQPKDQVAIEQLKSCFVNRKVVGVDALAVIRQHGSIHCLTMQYPTGVVL, from the coding sequence ATGAATAGACGTTTGCCAGCTGAATGGGAGCCTCAAAGTGCTATTCAGTTTACGTTTCCTCACCAAGATTCAGATTGGGCACCTTACCTGGAGGATGTTTTTCCTTGTTTTTTAGACTGCATTGAGCTCATCAGCCAAACTCAATTGGTCTTAATTGTTTGCCAGGATATTCCCATGGTTAAAGCCATGATTAAACAGGCGAATTGGGATCATCTTCGTTTTGCAGCGATTCCTTCAAATGACACCTGGGCACGAGACCACGGGGCTATTACCCTGTTGGTGGATCAGCAACCTGTGCTTTTAGATTTTTTCTTTAATGGCTGGGGTTTGAAATTTCCGGCGGATAAGGATAACTTGATTACTTCAAGACTTTGGGAGAAAGGTATCTTGAGGGCAAAGGAAAAATGGCTTACAGGCCTGGTTTTAGAAGGCGGGGCCATCGAAAGTGATGGCAAAGGGACCATCTTGACCACTAAGCAATGCTTAGCCTCCCCCAACCGCAATCCTCACCTTTCACTCGACCAATTGCTCGAAACCTTGAAAGCCTGGCTTGGAGCGGAGCGAATCCTGGTGTTGGAAAATGGCCACCTGGCAGGAGACGATACGGATGCCCATATTGATACGCTAGCCCGTCTGTGTGATGAACAGACCATTGCCTACGTCCATTGTGATGACCCTGCTGATGAACATTATGAAGGCTTAAAAAAAATGGAGGCAGAATTAAGTGATTTGAAGACAATGGAAGGCCATGCTTATCGCCTCATCCCGTTGCCCTTACCGGACCCATGTCTGGATCCGTTGGATGGACATCGTTTACCTGCTACCTATGCTAATTTTTTGATTACCAATGACTTGGTTATTGTGCCGACCTACCAGCAACCCAAAGATCAAGTGGCCATAGAACAACTGAAAAGCTGTTTTGTTAATAGAAAAGTAGTTGGGGTAGATGCTTTGGCCGTGATTAGGCAACATGGTTCTATTCATTGTCTGACGATGCAATACCCCACAGGGGTTGTGCTTTAA
- a CDS encoding carbon-nitrogen hydrolase: MSTVKVAMVQQSCGKDKAANIQYSIDAIAAAAKQGAELVILQELHASIYFCQAEEVELFDLAEPIPGPTSQLFAKAARENGVVLVTSLFEKRAPGLYHNTAVVFEKDGSTAGIYRKMHIPDDPAYYEKFYFTPGDLGYQPIQTSVGRLGVLVCWDQWYPEAARLMALAGAEMLIYPTAIGYETSDSQEEQDRQFGAWQTIQRGHAVANGLPVITVNRTGFEADWTGQTKGIQFWGQSFVAGPQGELLFVGPRDEPCLHLIDIDKRRTEDVRRIWPFFRDRRIETYQGLLKRYLD; the protein is encoded by the coding sequence ATGAGTACCGTAAAAGTGGCCATGGTCCAACAAAGCTGTGGCAAAGATAAAGCTGCTAATATCCAATACAGTATTGATGCGATTGCAGCGGCTGCCAAGCAAGGAGCGGAATTAGTTATCCTGCAAGAACTGCATGCCAGTATTTATTTTTGCCAGGCCGAGGAAGTTGAACTATTTGATCTGGCGGAACCTATCCCCGGGCCGACTTCGCAATTGTTTGCCAAGGCTGCCAGGGAGAATGGGGTCGTGTTGGTCACTTCTCTTTTTGAAAAAAGAGCACCTGGCCTATATCACAATACGGCAGTGGTGTTCGAGAAAGATGGTTCTACCGCGGGCATCTATAGAAAAATGCATATTCCTGACGATCCGGCCTATTATGAAAAATTTTATTTTACGCCGGGTGACCTGGGATATCAACCCATTCAGACCAGTGTGGGGCGTTTAGGGGTGCTGGTCTGTTGGGACCAATGGTATCCAGAGGCGGCCAGACTGATGGCGCTTGCTGGCGCAGAAATGTTGATTTACCCAACAGCGATAGGTTACGAAACCTCGGATAGCCAGGAAGAACAAGATCGTCAATTTGGGGCTTGGCAAACTATCCAGCGGGGGCACGCTGTTGCTAATGGGCTGCCGGTCATTACGGTCAATCGGACAGGATTCGAAGCAGATTGGACAGGCCAGACGAAGGGGATACAATTTTGGGGGCAGAGCTTTGTGGCGGGGCCTCAGGGTGAGCTCCTTTTTGTTGGCCCCCGGGATGAACCTTGCTTGCATCTTATCGACATAGACAAACGGAGAACGGAAGACGTCCGGCGCATCTGGCCCTTTTTCCGAGATCGCAGAATAGAGACTTATCAAGGTTTACTAAAGCGATACCTTGATTAG